caactgactgagccacccaggtgcccctagaatattcATGTTTTAACATAACACCTTGTCTCTGATGATTCTATAGATTTGATTCGAACCATCCGGGACCCAGAGAAGCCCAATACCTTAGAAGAACTGGAAGTGGTAACCGAAAGTAGTGTGGAGGTTCAGGAGGTAAACGAAGAAGACTATTTGGTTATTATCAGGTTCACGCCAACAGTACCTCACTGCTCTTTGGCAACCCTTATCGGTAaggttttatatgtaaatatgtttttaattctaagtTATTTTACTGATAGTGACCCCAAATAACAATTAGCATCATGTATCACACTTTACGGTTCACACAGTATTTTCAGATGTGTATCTTCTATAGTCCTCACAGGCTATGAGAGACTTTTTCAGATGAAGAACCTAAGACTCCCGAGAGTCTAAGTGACTTGCTCAGAATCACACAGCCAGGAAACGACGAAGCTGAAGctcaaacccaggtctcctgactccaaACATGATACCTCCTTTAGTCACACCATGCTGCTTCTCTTTGGTATACACACCTACAACGGCTGGAGAGTGGGTGTGAGCCAGTCCTCCCCTCAGTTCTGGAGATTGGAGTGGGTGCTCTCAGACTGGCACTGCTGCCATCACCCTCTTCTCTAGCTGCTCTGTTGGCTTCAGTGAAGTACAGGCAGAAGTCCTAGTGGGAgaggtgttgtttttgttttttgttttttgtttgtttttgtttttttctttgggtttttttttttttttttttaatatatgaaatttactgtcaaattggtttccatacaacacccagtgctcatcccaaaaggtgccctcctcaatacccatcacccaccctgccctccctcccaccccccatcaaccctcagtttgttctcagtttttaacagtctcttatgctttggctctctcccactctaacctcttttttttttttttccttcccctcccccatgggtttctgttacgtttctcaggatccacataagagtgaaaccatatggtatctgtctttctctgtgtgacttatttcacttagcatcacactctccagttccatccacgttgctacaaaaggccatatttcattctttctcattgccacatagtattccattgtgtatataaaccacaatttctttatccattcatcagttgatggacatttaggctctttccataatttggctattgttgagagtgctgctataaacattggggtacaagtgcctttGGGGGTTTATTTTGAAGGCTGTTTTCTATTTGAGAGGCAGCATTCCCAGTATTTGGGAGTAGTTAGCAGTAAGATACATAAGAGGTATCTTTGAATACATACTTTGttataaagaagagaaaggacattTATTTCAAACCAAAATGTTCATCGGTAGGGGATGGTTTAAATAATCAGTGCTGGTATGTAttaacaatggaatactatgttgctcttaaagagaatgaagaaactgTCCATGTGCTGATATGGAAAGATCTTTATTACATAGtgttaagaaataaaagcaagtgtAATATTGCTACGGTTGtgtaaaaaaaggcaaaaatagacaTTTGTATTTGATGACCTATGCATGAAGAATACATAAGAAATGAATAGCTGTGATGGGGGTGGGTAATAGTGGTGGTAGGAATGGGGCAGGTTGGAGACAGGATGGGAGGGAGACTTTactatgtacttttttatttttttaagtttgtgagCTATGGGACtatattatctatttaaaaatagatttttataaaaaggaTCGAAAAGGTAAGCATTTTATTATTGCTTCCATGCTTgtgatttctgtcttttctcgCTTATTGATCTGGGATCCCTATTAGTGGTTTCTAGTATACGGGCCACATCTTGAGGGACTAGAGGGTTTGTGAATCCATAGATAATATTGTAGTTATTAATATTCCATACTAGAAAAAGCGTTTTGGGGTGTTTGTCTGtttgtgaagattttatttttaagttacctctgtacctaatgtggggctggagctcacaacctcgagatcaagagttgcatactctgcTGACTGATCTGGCTAGGCACTCCGGAAAAAGCGTTTTTGAATGCATACTTATCTTTTTTGTCATTGGACAGTTTCTGAATTGCCAGATTCCAGAAGTGCTGCTGCTCTTTTGATGTGAAGGGggtgtcttaaaatattttggtatataaGGGTTCTTAAACAGAGGGTCTATTACTCCAAGAGTCTTCAGcaaattgatttttcaaaaagtaatgtttattttgtgttttttaaattgcaaaagtAATATCTTGGCAATAATTTGGAAACCCCACAAAagcataaagaacaaaataaaaaccagctaTCATAAAAGAATGTGTGTTTGGGTTTAAAACTCCAGCTCCGTCAAGTCTGCCATTTTGTggtcttaggcaagttacttaacctttctgggcctcagtttcctaatctgtaaagtAGAGATAGTAAGAATAGCAATGGCATTACAAGGATTAGATAATAGAAAGCTTGAAATAGATAAGCATAGGCAATTTTTTATTCATcattaaatattagtttttaattatatagTCATGTAGGTCTGTGTTACTAGCACAATATGTTATGTTTTATACCATTTAGACCACTTCTAGGTTTTCACAATTATAAATTGTACTATGATGAACAactttacatgtaaatatttttgtatgtctCTAGTTATTGCCTCAGGATAAATTCCTTTAAttggaattattgggtcatgtGGTATAAGTATTTTCAAGCTTCTGGGTACATATTAGGAAATCCTTCTTAAAAAGTTTCTACTCTTTGAGGAATTCCATAGAAGAAAACAGTAGCATGTACAAAACATTTATCATAAACTTATAATaaagaaatctggaagaaattatAGTATCTATTAAGGAAATGGCATCCAATATAATGGGATTTCTTATTGCTattgaaaatgataaatataatcaAGGAATCAAAGTATCTGAGCAATGTATGAAAAAACTTAAATACTAAGTTGAATTTGCATAATGATTGTAATTATTGAAAAAACTGTGTTTATGTAAGTccatgaaataaaagtaaatgtaaagACACCAAGATCTGATTATGGTAGATATTTCAGATCTATACACTTCaggtgttgttttttgtttttgtgtttttgagagagagagagagagagggagggcgcaagtgagcatggggcagagaaagagaggagggagggagagagagagaaagaaacgggactcacctgaagcagggctcgagctcacgaaccatgagattaagacctgagctgaagtcagatgcttaaccggctgagccacctaggcacccccagatCTGTACACTTCTTGAGCAGTTTtgtcggtttttttttttttttttttggctctttcaATATGAGTTTCAGTTAGGACCCTTGCCTTTTTAGAGGTTAGTAGAGTAGTGTAGTAACCATGTTCAATTGATATGAttggaaaacttaataaaaagagCTCTCTTTCTGACATTTGGGAGGCATTTCCTATGAGCAGATAGTACTAAACAGGGAAAGGCACCTGGGTGCATTCCCCTGGGATTGCTGACGTTGTCACCTACTCAGAATTATCCTGGTAGATAATTGCAGAGACAAAGGAAACTCAAAGGGGGTGAGCGGGTAAGGCAGAGAAATCAGTTGTTAACTATTTGTGTAGACTTAGTCCAGACAAGAATAGCTGGAGGCAGGTGTGATCCAATATGAAGGGCATaggatttggagtcagaaggTCTGTATTTAGCTCCCAGCTGTCCACCTGTTAACTATATGATGTCAAACCACTTATCTTGGTTCCTggctgtaaaatgaaaatgataacaatagTAATGGCTAATATTATTAGATGCTTTTTATGTACCAAGTACTATTTTAGGCACATTGTATAACTATTTATTACTTATAACATCCCTATATAGAGTGGTACTCTTATAATACTTACTTTATGGATAAGCAAACTGAAGTTCAGAAGAATTAAGtagcttgcccagggtcacatagctagtatGTTCTGGAGCCACTCTTGAACCCAAAGAATCTATCTCAATAATGCTGTACTGCTtctcttgaggattttgatgctCAAGAAAGTGCTTTGTGAGTTGTGAAACagttattatttactttatgGATAAAACACCTACCAACGGTGAGTAGAACACATGAGAATGTTCAGATGGTGTACAGGTGACAGATAAAAGAGACAGCATGGGGAGAAGAAGAACTCTCCAGATAGGTTTTAAGGAGATGGTTTAAAGGGAAAACCCCTTAAAAGAAATGATATATTGTGTTTAGAGTTCTTTAATATGTATTATGAAATTCCTGTGTTCTAGACTCGAAGCACTGTGGAACACTTTCTGTGCATAATAAGAACAATTCAATTTCTGTGTCTTGGGAtgttgatttaattaaaaattcgtTCCTTATTTTGAAGTGGGGGAAGAAGTAGAGCATGGGCACAAAAGAGTCTGTTCCAAGcccagttttaatttctcttacaaGTCtcaactaggggaaaaaaaatcattgaactgTGACTTGGCGTTGGGGTGGCTAACTGAACTTCAGAGGAACTTGTTTCGGGGCAACAGCTCTATTTGTACATTGTGGCATAGAGGATTCCAAACTTGTGAAGTTTCTTGTGGTCCTTTTTAAGTGGCtcttacttgattttattttattttatttttaattttttttttattatttatatttgagagagagaaagagagacacagtgcttgagtgggagaagggcagagagacggaggcccagaatctgaagtaggctccaggccccaagctgtcagcacagagcctgacatggggctgaaactcatgaaccacgagatcatgacctgagccaaagttggatgcccaaccgactgagccacccaggctcccctaagtgACTCTTActtggttttaaatatttgggtgaTCTGGTCTGTTAGTGTTCAGTAAAGTGTAATGAGTGAATTGACCTTTGCTTGAAGGCAAATCGATGCAGTAGAAAGGACCTAGGCTTTGCAGTGGTCTTGGGTTTTAGTCCCAACTGCCACTTTACCAGCTCAGTGATGTTGGGCAAGTTACATTGTGACCTTGGTTTCATAATTTATAGAATGGGTTTGGTAATATTTGGCTCACTGGAGTATTATGCGGAGTATGTAAGACTAAATAAAAGTTGCTAGCATGGTGCATGGCTCAAAGGAAACCTACGCTGGGTTGAGTCAAAGCTGTTTCCAGCTACTGTACTGTATGGAGATATCTACACACAGCTGTATGCTTTTTCAAGAACTAATAAAAGAATAGATAAttggggccttttttttttttttttttcccctctacagGGCTGTGCTTAAGAGTAAAACTTCAGCGGTGTTTACCGTTTAAACATAAGGTAAGGaagattttcttgttttataactgctttattgagatttaattcaCATTTCACACAGTTCCACCTGTTGAAAGTGTACAACTTaattgtttttagtatattcactgagttttgcaaccatcactactatcacttttaaaacatttttatcacctcagtAAGAAACCCCACACCTATTTCCCCAAACCTTCCCCTAACCCCAGctaaccactgatctacttttggtctctgtatatttgtttattctggaTGTTTAATTCAAATGGAATCATACGTTTGTcgtcttttttcacttaaaatattattttcagaattcatccatgttgtagcatgtgtcagtatttcAGTCCTTTTTATTGCCTTACACTATTCCcgttgtatgaatataccatagtTTATCTGTTGATTAGTtgacggacacttgggttgtttacACTTTTTGTCTATTATAAATTTGTttgggcatatgttttcatttttcctctacCTAGGAGGGGAATTGCTGGATCTTTTGCTAACTgtatttaaccttttgaggaactgctagaCTGTTTCCCAGAGCTACTTcaccgttttacattcccaccagcagtatgagggttctgatttctccacatctttacttACACTTGTTTGATCTGTATTATTACTATGTTTTTCATTATAGCCATCCTGGTGGGTTGGAAGTGATAactcatggttttgatttccatttctctggtgGCTAATAatgttaagcatattttcatgtgcaaaaattttaaaccaagtAAGAACCACTTAGAAAGGGCCGCAAGTAACCTCTCAAATTCAGAATCTTCTATGCCTACCCGGTACCAAACCAACTGTGTGGTTTCGCTGAGGTATTGTTAGTTCATATAGGAATCGCAGGGTAAGTGCTTGacttttcccctttatttaccattttccagagtaATAAGTCGTGCATAATTTAAACCAAAGTAAATGAGTATAAAGTGATTTTATACCTGTTGCTTTATTGTCTGGAAGAAGAGTTAGTGTCATGCCACTAGGGGAATTTAtatggtgttttgttttaaaaaaaagactgttctAGATgatctctggggtctcttttaacCATAAtaaggtatgattttttttcactcttgaaAAACGTTTATCTCAGTAGTAAAATAACTTTATAAGAATTAGTTAATACACTCCAGTGTTCTCTGGAAAGTAGACACGAGTTTATCATATAGCATGCTTTATTTGCCATGGGATTTGCAGTAATTTTGTGGGTTTATCTCAGAAGCTCCAGTTCTTGGAGGTTAGCTAATCTGAGGGAGTGCAGGAGGCCAGGAGGGATACCTTAACTGATATTATACTTGAGAGGAAATTTAGCAAGATAACAGTGTATGAGAAAAAGGAGGATACTGACAACTGTATATTGTGAtcctatttttgtaaaataagcagagaaaagaaacttccaaccttggtgtgtgtgtgtgtgtgtgtgtgtataaaatctaTATTCCATTATTAGGTATggagaaaaaatatggaagaaactaCACGAGATTATTAGTATAGCTTGCTTGGGGCTTGGGGCAGGGAGTAAGTTTAGATACTTTAGGTACTAATTTgggaggaagaggtagagagatcCATGAGTGAAATACGTTTGAGATCTCATTTGTGTAaacttttatttgtatgtatgcattttaaaaagtaattaatgggggggcgcctgggtggcgcagtcggttaaacatccgacttcagccaggtcacgatctcgcggtccgtgagttcgagccccgcgtcaggctctgggctgatggctcggagcctggagcctgtttccgattctgtgtctccctctctctctgcccctcccccattctcatgctctgtctctctctgtcccaaaaataaataaaaaacgttgaaaaaaaaaataaaaaaataataataataaaaataaaaagtaattaatggGAATAACCCTGCAAGCCTTCCCCCAGGTGTCCAAAATTTAAAAT
The sequence above is a segment of the Panthera leo isolate Ple1 chromosome B3, P.leo_Ple1_pat1.1, whole genome shotgun sequence genome. Coding sequences within it:
- the CIAO2A gene encoding cytosolic iron-sulfur assembly component 2A isoform X2 translates to MSYQSCLETLGGPTEDLIRTIRDPEKPNTLEELEVVTESSVEVQEVNEEDYLVIIRFTPTVPHCSLATLIGLCLRVKLQRCLPFKHKLEIYISEGTHSTEEDINKQINDKERVAAAMENPNLREIVEQCVLEPD